The following is a genomic window from Hyperolius riggenbachi isolate aHypRig1 chromosome 4, aHypRig1.pri, whole genome shotgun sequence.
gaccggagctgcgagggcaccgattggctgcagggggctgagggaagccccaggtgagttcatctcattttttttttttttgcctttaggttatctttaaaaaAGCACACTGAAACGCATAAACGCATGCTTCTTTTATCATGCGCTTAAATACATTTCTGAACGCTCCGAATGTGAGTGAGGCCTAACACGTTACAGTACTCTACTGGCTACTACTTTCTTTTTCCAAAGATTTTAGTTCGTGATTTTAGAAGTGATGCTATGTAAAAGCAATACACAAATTTCCGGAGTGATCTTTTGAAATATTGGCTGAGGTGATGCAATCAATGAAAAGTCAGTCCAGAACAATGAAATACAATACATCGATACATTATTAGTAAATTTGGTGAAGTAGTCTACAGAACGGGAGGACAAATTTATACTGTGATTAAATCTTGAGTGGTTCAACAAGctgttctttttttatttatttatttttttctttctttctttatggTTAAATGTAATCTTATTACAAATGCATCTTTTCGAACAAGGATCTGCAAACTCCTGGGTTTGTAATAACCTCTTATCGGTGGTCAACTCTGGCTGCAGAAAATATTGAATTTCCTTCCAGTTTTAAGTGTGATGAACATCttaatgtgtattttggggggagaTAGTGTTGTTAGGCACGACCTTTAAGTGAGTGTAAAGGTTGTGCAGCACCAGGGAGGTCCttagttaggcaccatcagggggttttagggttaggcaagcaCTGCCAGGGGCTATCGGCATCAAGAGGGAGGTCTTTTCTCTCCAACTTGCCCGCCCCAAGCCCTGTGTGTgctggcttcccccccccccccccccccacacacacacaggcgagTGCTATTACACTCTCTGTACCCGAGATAGAGTGCCACAGAAGCACCACAACATGTCTCTGCCATGGCCCGGGTGTACGTATTATAACACCGCTGGTGAGTTGGGCACAAGGTGAGCAGAAtggcggctcaccctgctgctgctcaaattcccagcggcattaaatactatcccCTCTCAGATTTGTAGCATCTTGGAGCGAGAAGTATTTTTGGGTTTCTGCGATTACATGTGCGTGGGCAGTGCACTATAGCATTGCTGCAATAGCGACACCCAACTCGCGGTACTGAATCCACCTGCTTCAGGGGCCGGTGCACACAAGGCTCCGAGGCTGAGTTGAAGTCCTGACAAGTCTTTATAACTTTTTATGAAAACGAGATTCATTTATGGTTTATACAATGCCGATTGATGTAGCGGAGCAGATGTGATGTTGTGCGGCAAAACCAAAGCTATCGATCATTGCTCAGCGGTAATACGGCACGAGTTTATCCGCCTGGTGAATTGTTGggtggggctcgggggctgctgtAAACCCCCTCTGGAGTAACAGCAGAGGTGGCTATTATCGCACGTCTCGGCCAACCTGAGGGCTAGTGCACacgaaaaaccgctagcgtacgcTCACCacttttttgaagtgattttcctaGATGATTCTAGGCatatgcctagcaattttctaatcaCACCTGGTGATTTTTGgcgcgttttggtgtagcatttattttttgttacattagggctggaactgaacagcttctgtaacaaaaatgcttggaaaatcgctgtgttctagcgcttttcagagcgattttccactttcctatacttaacattgatgctgaatcgcctcagaaaagtgcagaaatgctgcaggacccgcgtttgggagaaaatcacatcgctctggtctgatccatcccattgaaatacattagccaagtgctttacaaagaagcgctcttggtgtgcaccagcccttaatctaAGGTGTGTACAGGTCTTTAGACTACTCAGGTTGCTGGCTAAAGCTGCATGCTGTCAGTTTTGCACATTGGCCTGTGATAGAGCTTGGCCCTTTAGAACGTGGAAGCAATGAACAAATCTGGGCAGATGGCTGCATTATCACTCATAGGCTGTACATGTCATACAGAAGCTATTGTTGAAGTGGCTCAGCTGCAAGCTAGAAATAAAGCGTGTGCCTCttaggtgttgtttttttttttccaagagaACTGGAGCAGGATGCCACTGTACACAACAGGAAAAAGACATTAAAGTCTCAGGATGGAATGTTTTGAAATGATTCCAGCAACCAAATGTTAAACAGCTGAAAAGCATCCGGCTTGATTAAGACGCGGAGGCAGGATCTCTTGTGTGTCATTTTCTGTTGTAAGAATGCTGCGACGGTTCCTGTCATCACAAGCCAGGGAGTGGCAAGATTAATTCAGCTATGCCCAAGTTGGCATGGTGTTTTCAGGCAGGGCCTAGGAACCGCCTTACGAAAGTGTCTTGTTCTTGCCTGGACGTTTCACTTTTTAGAAAACCACCACTGATGCTGACCTTCGTTTGTAGGAATACAGCTCTTTGACTCTTGGGACTTTGCCTGTGAAATATAGCCTAAATgcccatttacagtggtttgcaaaagtattcggcccccttgaagttttccacattttgtcatattactgccacaaccatgaatcaattttattggaattccacataaaagaccaatacaaagtggtgtacacgtgagaagtggaacaaaaatcatacatgattccaagcatttaaaaaaaaaacaaactgcaaagtgggttgtgcgtaaatattcagccccctttggtctgagtgcagtcagttgcccatagacattgcctgatgagtgctattgactaaatagagtgcactgggtgtaatttaatgtcagtacaaatacagctgctgtgatgggctcagaggttgtctaagagaatattgggagcaacaagaccatgaagtccaaagaacacaccagacaggtcagggataaagttattgagaaatttaaagcaggcttgggctacaaaaagatttccaaagccttgaacatcccacggagcactgttcaagcaatcattcagaaatggaaggagtatggcacaactgtacacctaccaagacaaggccgtccacctacactcacaggctgaacaaggagagcactgatcagaaatgcaggcaagaggcccatggtgactctggacgagctgcagagatctacagctcaggtgggagactctgtccataggacaactattagtcgtgcactgcacaaagttggcctttacggaagagtggcaagaagaaagccattgctaacagaaaagcataagaagtcccatttgcagtttgccacaagccatgtgggggacatgttgttccggtctgtaccttttacaagtacgctTACCAagaactagttttagtctatgactaaagaataaatatggcagtctacatatccttctcaattcagttgtcttAAAATTTCTAAGCGTTGACAGTTAAGAGATTCATTttgtgttacatactttcaatcaacaagattgtaatatgcaaattagaagagGAGTCGGTggtatcctaaactgaggagttggagttggtggatttttgtaccgactccacagccctgcattgccgcacaaagaaagttgcagggcatgctgggttgtctttttttttttttttcttgcttctttactttgctctcagacttaactaatgcagccggaTTAACTGAAGCCTCTTTCTCCCCTGTTTCCCCctgcccacacctctgttcctctttttgattagccaatatttctcatgctaagaccatgcactttctattgcagagctgggtgggagtgcctgaagactgggaggagggcaggcaatacatacacaatcaggcagaggagagtaagggaggaaatgacatcaggtttGGTTTCCAGATGGACACAGTTAAAAATGGAGAATCCGaaggtttttctcttttttttactatagaaaaatcactaaaatcaaaacttaGACAGTGCGATACATATGTAAGTCATATGTAAGTACAGCAAGTAtttacgtgtgtgtatgtgtgtaagcaGAGTAGACTATTAAGCAGAGCAGAACTAATGATCCTTTGGACTTTCTGGCAGTAAAAACTTAAACAAGAAACCGAGACCGGTTTagaaaagtgcttcagaaaacagcactgtagcttgttcggagagctcagagaagcagaGAAACATGACTCatgtctgtgctactaatgttctatttttttgctgtagtacacatacaaattatcttaagtttttcacttcagattcccttttaggCTCAGTTTCCATGACTGCAAATCCTGTACATTTTCCCACATGTGAAATTGGATACAATAAATATTACAGCTCAATCTGCTGCATCTGAATTTGCTTGGGGTCGTTCGGTCAGCAGCATTTTTCGCATCACGCATGCTatatccccatagctgtgcatggcacggctagaGTGTTTTGGATGCATCCTTGCATCAACATGCATGATGGCACAAGTGAAAACGCAGCCTCAATCATAAAGAGACCTGGttgtaaaatacattaaaatgaagCGTTCTATGAACTCAAGCTTGTTTGCAACTAGTTAGATTTAAGCAAGTGCTgaaaagtgacagctggtgaGAGAAAAGCTGTTGGGCATTGATTTGTATTCCTTCTGAGAGGCACTGAGATAAATAAGGTTTAGAATGATAAGTGGGACACAGTCCTGTGTGctgtttttaattgcaaagtaccATCACTTCTATCACTTTAAATGTTCTATTTAAAGCGTCACTTGGAGACACAAATCAATCCACTAACCCACTTTAGCTCTGGTGTGATTAACCTTACTTTTTTGACAATGTAATAGCTCTGGGTCCACTTTAGTAGTTCCAATACTAAGATTAACAAACACTTGAGATCCACTTCACATGCATTAGTATCCtgcaaaaaggttttttttttcaagaactgAACCAAGATCATAGGACTGACCTATTTATTTGTGCAAATAAGTCTGGCTCTGTGAAGTCGGCACAGGACAAaaagtactgtatgtgtgtgggtcttttttcattgtaatttgcATAAATGTCTATATCAGCCTCATGATTAGTTGAGTCCTTGATGTGAGCAAGGCATGAAGTCCACACAGCTGCCCAACCTCATTTAGCCGCCCAAATATTATGCATACTCTTATCATTTGATATTTGTGATCTAATGATCTGATATTCTAAATGCTTGTTTTTTTCTTCCTTGCAGGCATTGGAAAAGTGAAACGGAAAACGAACATGCCAGATTCCTCTTCTACAGCAGAAGACAGCTTTTCGGAGACGGAGCGCTTGTATGATCTAAACATGCCCGCCTTTGTAAAGTTCACTTACTCAGCTGAGCGGGATGACGAGTTATCGCTGGTAAAGGGCACCAAGGTGATTGTAATGGAAAAGTGCAGCGATGGTTGGTGGCGAGGAAGTTACAATGGACGTGTAGGCTGGTTCCCATCCAATTATGTGACTGAGGAGAGCGATAGTCCGTCTGGTGACCAAGTAGGGAGTTTGTCTGAAAAATTAGCGGCGGTTGTCAACAATCTCAACAATGGACGAGCACTTCATGTGGTTCAGGCTCTGTATCCATTTAGTTCTTCAAATGAAGAGGAGCTTAATTTTGAGAAGGGTGAAATGATGGATGTGATTGAGAAGCCAGAGAATGACCCTGAGTGGTGGAAGTGTCGGAAGAGCAACGGCCTAGTGGGCCTTGTGCCAAAAAACTATGTCACCATAATGCAGAACTTTCAGCCCACTTCAGGTTATGAGCCATTGCCTCCTCGCTGTGACTACATTGGACCCTCTGTCTCTGGACGCTTTGCTGGACATCCGTGGTATTATGGAAAAGTAACGCGGCACCAGGCAGAAATGGCACTCAATGAGCGAGGGAACGAAGGGGACTTCCTAATTAGAGATAGTGAATCTTCGGTAAGTACTCTTGGGCTTTAGTTCTGGTCTGGTACGTTATAAGTGACCAAATTTTAGGAACCACCTATGTGCAAATTCTGTAATACAACTGAAACCCATATGGAATTTCCAAAGCAGCACTTACCTCTATAGAGGGAAACCTCTAGAtaatccaggggcttcccccgtTTTCCTCCAATGTGCTGTTCCAGTGCTGATGTTCCTGGTGACCACCCCCTCCCCATGGTAGGTATGAAAGAGGTAAGCCTCTGGAAGATCCCTCTCCGGGGAtaagtatcaaacttttttgtgtgcaaacctggagttacagattgcccagaaagttcatggtgaaccagaactcctaggtgtGTTTAAGGGGCTAAAGAGGACCAACAAGCACTCTTACTAAAAAGGCTATTTATAAAAGAATTGTGCTTtgttaaaaccagggctgtggagtcggtacaaaaatcatccgatgaCTCTGTTTATGTAACCACTGACTACAGGTACCCCAAATTAGTTTCACTACTTAGTCTCTTACCAGACCTGTGGagatggtacaaaaatcatccgactcagactcctcagtttatgaaaccaccgactccaactccaggtacccaaaaattgctccaactccacatccTGCTTTAAACAGaatgtatttgcgattattcaagtTGGAGGAGTTATATGAGGTGtcctacaatgcatcactgctgaatatgcaaatcgtccattgtccctgaaagctaaacacgccTCCTGCTTTTGGGGACAACAAAGGGggcgatttgcatattcagcagtgatgcattgcggGATACAtcgtatgctcactccaacctaaataattCCAAATGCCCTTTGTTTTTACCAGAGCTGTCAGTATAGTAAGATTCAATACTTACCCgaagtttcctccagccccataagcacatgtgagtcccttgccgtcctcccgcggtctgctgtttAGCCGCAGTCAGCCCCGGTAACTAGTTCAGTCGCATCAGTGTGGGTCTTTTGCGCATGCACGGACttcccacgcatgtgcagaagaccccgactaacgcgactgaaccagttacaggGTCCGATTGcaactgaatggcagaccgcgggaggatggcgagggacttgcTTGCTTATGTgaatggaggaagccctgggtaagtattgaaTCTTACTATACtgacagctctggtttactttaagaaggcaaaattctgttttacattggcctcaattcactaagattatgctggagataaggcaatagataacttgccaccacacagtgagagagttatctcttcattccttaaagcggaatgtaaccctgcatttcaactttgctctaaaacattatttacagaatattgtatgcaaccagcatttttttttttaactagactagcattggaagggttacacacagagctttaaagttcagtggagagaaATTCTGCCgtatctgaagtttagatagatgcattgtaaacacaatgtaaccagTGAGGAACgtgacacacactctgactgtgcaggagctcccggacacagagagagtgagtcacattcctcacttgttacattgtgtttacttatttctctccatggaactttaaagctctgtgtgtaacccttccaatgctggtctagtaaaaaaaaatgctggttgcatagaatatgctgtaaataattttttagagcaaagttgaaaggcagggttatattccgctttaagttaccgcctctgtagttaagggcactatggcaaaaatttaaacattttaaatatgtgcaaacatatacaaataagaagtatgttttttccagagtaaaatgagccaaaaattacttttctcctatgttgctgtcacttatagtgggtagtagaagtgacaggttttggactagccaagctcaacacacaccatacaatcttggttgtacagatttaccaaatctttgtagtataagggccaacagattgaaaataccttgaatgattgattggataagctcttatactacatgaaagtggtaagattgaacaaccaagattgtatggtgtgtgttgagcctatgtcttaggcctcgtttccatctatgcgcttctgtccgcttctgtccgcttctgtccgcttttcagcaacatgtatcaatctgtaacattgatgtgctgataaaatgcggacagaagcggatagaagcgcactaagtggaaacaaggcctaaataGGGGAGTctctgggatttatttattttcagaagcacttagtgaatggcagttgctctgcccagctgccaaaaaactgtgtagcgagcagggaagccggccagcatcattgtttaaatcctttttagggaatatctttataaagaataaaagccatactgagaatcccctatgaagagatggactagtccaaaacctgtcacttctgtaagatttctactgcctactaggccttgtttccatctgtctgCTTCTatctgctttttatcagcacatcaatgttacagattgatacatgttgctgaaaagcggatagaagcacacagatggaaacaaggcctgttgacagcaacataggagaaaagtaatttatggctcattttactctggaaaaaaacatactacttatttgtctgtttgcacataccatattttaaattttacaatttttcgccattgtGCCCCAttaagttgcctcctctgtagatattttcacacgcagttaattaacagcctgtattTAACGTTAGAATTCTGGATTTATTTTAAGGATTTTGGAGTTAAAGTTAACCtccaaactaaaaatctactcagcagcattgaaaaggcctggtgtttctttaacagtttcacagcatcagaacttattttttcttacccaag
Proteins encoded in this region:
- the NCK1 gene encoding SH2/SH3 adapter protein NCK1 isoform X3; translation: MTDEVVVVAKFDYVAQQDQELDIKKNERLLLLDDSKSWWRVRNSMNKTGFVPSNYVERKNSARKASIVKNLKDTLGIGKVKRKTNMPDSSSTAEDSFSETERLYDLNMPAFVKFTYSAERDDELSLVKGTKVIVMEKCSDGWWRGSYNGRVGWFPSNYVTEESDSPSGDQVGSLSEKLAAVVNNLNNGRALHVVQALYPFSSSNEEELNFEKGEMMDVIEKPENDPEWWKCRKSNGLVGLVPKNYVTIMQNFQPTSGYEPLPPRCDYIGPSVSGRFAGHPWYYGKVTRHQAEMALNERGNEGDFLIRDSESSF
- the NCK1 gene encoding SH2/SH3 adapter protein NCK1 isoform X1 encodes the protein MTDEVVVVAKFDYVAQQDQELDIKKNERLLLLDDSKSWWRVRNSMNKTGFVPSNYVERKNSARKASIVKNLKDTLGIGKVKRKTNMPDSSSTAEDSFSETERLYDLNMPAFVKFTYSAERDDELSLVKGTKVIVMEKCSDGWWRGSYNGRVGWFPSNYVTEESDSPSGDQVGSLSEKLAAVVNNLNNGRALHVVQALYPFSSSNEEELNFEKGEMMDVIEKPENDPEWWKCRKSNGLVGLVPKNYVTIMQNFQPTSGYEPLPPRCDYIGPSVSGRFAGHPWYYGKVTRHQAEMALNERGNEGDFLIRDSESSPNDFSVSLKAQGKNKHFKVQMKDNVYCIGQRRFATLEELVEHYKKAPIFTSEHGEKLYLIKPLS
- the NCK1 gene encoding SH2/SH3 adapter protein NCK1 isoform X2, which encodes MKRMDLPNLFRHWFSIGKVKRKTNMPDSSSTAEDSFSETERLYDLNMPAFVKFTYSAERDDELSLVKGTKVIVMEKCSDGWWRGSYNGRVGWFPSNYVTEESDSPSGDQVGSLSEKLAAVVNNLNNGRALHVVQALYPFSSSNEEELNFEKGEMMDVIEKPENDPEWWKCRKSNGLVGLVPKNYVTIMQNFQPTSGYEPLPPRCDYIGPSVSGRFAGHPWYYGKVTRHQAEMALNERGNEGDFLIRDSESSPNDFSVSLKAQGKNKHFKVQMKDNVYCIGQRRFATLEELVEHYKKAPIFTSEHGEKLYLIKPLS